One genomic segment of Rutidosis leptorrhynchoides isolate AG116_Rl617_1_P2 unplaced genomic scaffold, CSIRO_AGI_Rlap_v1 contig258, whole genome shotgun sequence includes these proteins:
- the LOC139882319 gene encoding endoglucanase 11-like, which translates to METKKKTNQTHFPAQIINRTRLISLHSSLIFILTILSNYTSITLANFDYGDALSKSLLYFESQRSGRLPYNQRVKWRDHSGLTDGLEQGVDLVGGYYDAGDHVKFGLPMAFTVTMLSWSVIEYGDQIAGGGEYDHALEAIKWGTDYFIKAHTSPNVLWAEVGDGDTDHYCWQRPEDMTTSRQAYRVDENHPGSDLAGETAAAMAAASIVFRRTNPHYSHLLLHHAQQLFEFGDKYRGKYDEGLEVVKSYYASVSGYKDELLWAGVWMYKATDKEEYLNYVLENANDFGGIGWAINEFSWDVKHAGLQVLVSKLINKETKKEHIDILKQYQMKAEYYICGCLNKNNGSNNNVVHTPGGLIFIRQWNNMQYVSTASFLLTVYSDFLKHSNQNLICPNGNGNGSSSQVLINHQDILKFAKSQVDYILGSNPQNMSYLVGYGPKYPSRVHHRGASIVSYRENKGFIGCTQGYDNWYGSADRNPNVLVGAVVGGPDSQDKFYDHRGNYMQTEACTYNTAPLVGVFAKFLQLEEEEELQVQVQDLLPLVASYKK; encoded by the exons ATGGAGACGAAGAAGAAAACGAACCAAACCCACTTTCCGGCTCAAATTATAAACCGAACAAGATTAATTTCGTTACATTCTTCCTTAATCTTCATCTTAACCATTCTGTCTAATTACACTAGCATTACTCTTGCTAATTTTGATTATGGAGATGCTTTGTCAAAGAGTCTTCTCTACTTCGAATCGCAACGTTCCGGTCGATTGCCGTACAACCAACGTGTCAAATGGAGGGATCATAGTGGACTCACCGACGGTCTCGAGCAAGGC GTTGACTTGGTTGGAGGCTACTACGACGCTGGTGACCATGTGAAATTCGGTTTACCAATGGCATTCACGGTGACTATGCTTTCGTGGAGCGTGATCGAATACGGCGACCAAATCGCCGGCGGCGGAGAGTACGATCACGCTCTCGAAGCCATTAAGTGGGGAACTGATTATTTCATCAAAGCACACACTAGCCCAAATGTGCTATGGGCAGAG GTGGGTGATGGTGACACTGACCATTACTGCTGGCAGAGGCCGGAAGACATGACAACTTCACGGCAAGCTTATCGGGTAGATGAAAACCATCCCGGATCGGATCTCGCCGGAGAAACGGCAGCGGCAATGGCAGCGGCGTCGATCGTGTTTAGGAGAACAAACCCACATTACTCACACCTGCTGTTACACCATGCCCAACAA TTGTTTGAATTTGGGGATAAATATAGAGGGAAATATGATGAAGGATTGGAAGTAGTGAAAAGTTATTATGCATCAGTGAGTGGATATAAGGACGAGTTGTTATGGGCAGGTGTTTGGATGTATAAAGCCACCGACAAAGAAGAATACTTAAACTATGTTTTGGAGAATGCTAATGACTTTGGTGGGATTGGTTGGGCCATTAACGAGTTCAGTTGGGATGTTAAGCACGCCGGTCTTCAAGTTTTAGTTTCTAag TTGATTAACAAAGAGACAAAGAAAGAGCACATTGACATACTAAAGCAATACCAAATGAAAGCAGAGTACTACATATGTGGATGCCTAAACAAAAACAATGGAAGCAACAATAACGTAGTACACACACCAGGAGGTCTCATATTCATAAGGCAATGGAACAACATGCAATATGTCTCGACAGCTTCCTTCCTTCTCACTGTCTATTCCGATTTCCTCAAACACTCTAACCAAAACCTAATCTGTCCCAACGGAAATGGTAACGGTTCTTCGTCACAAGTATTGATAAACCATCAAGATATCCTTAAATTCGCCAAATCCCAAGTCGACTACATTTTAGGTTCAAACCCTCAAAACATGAGCTACTTGGTGGGTTATGGACCAAAATACCCTTCTAGGGTACACCATAGAGGAGCTTCAATTGTGTCCTACAGGGAGAATAAGGGTTTTATTGGGTGTACTCAAGGATATGATAATTGGTATGGTAGTGCCGATCGTAACCCTAATGTTTTAGTTGGAGCGGTAGTCGGAGGACCGGATTCGCAAGATAAGTTTTACGATCATAGAGGTAATTACATGCAAACTGAGGCTTGCACTTATAATACAGCACCATTGGTTGGAGTTTTTGCAAAGTTTTTACaattagaggaagaggaggaattacAAGTACAAGTTCAAGATTTACTACCTCTTGTTGCTTCTTATAAAAAATAG
- the LOC139882320 gene encoding uncharacterized protein, with product MVKDLQGIKNRLNMSGCFGVDRDGLSGGLALFWTDEVSISLLSFSKHHIDVIVDNDWRYTGIYGWPEASSKKNTCKLLLDLASKSNLPWMILGDFNITLHTSAKWGGLLRDSEDMKLFRDSISDCGLADISFTGYPFTWKNKSVAGGPGDFIQARLDRGLACKHWARKFPKAVILN from the coding sequence ATGGTCAAGGATCTACAAGGAATTAAGAATAGGTTAAACATGTCAGGTTGTTTTGGAGTGGATAGGGACGGCCTTAGTGGGGGATTGGCATTGTTTTGGACAGATGAGGTCTCGATCTCCTTACTCTCCTTTTCCAAACACCACATAGATGTTATTGTGGACAACGACTGGCGTTACACAGGGATTTATGGCTGGCCTGAAGCTTCTAGCAAGAAGAATACCTGTAAATTACTGTTGGACTTGGCATCGAAAAGCAATCTGCCCTGGATGATTTTAGGAGACTTCAACATCACCCTTCATACTTCGGCAAAATGGGGAGGACTACTTAGGGACAGCGAAGATATGAAGCTCTTCCGTGATTCAATCAGTGACTGTGGGCTGGCTGATATTTCGTTCACTGGCTATCCCTTCACATGGAAGAATAAAAGTGTAGCCGGAGGACCAGGAGATTTCATTCAAGCAAGATTGGATAGAGGCCTGGCTTGTAAACACTGGGCGAGGAAATTTCCTAAAGCAGTGATCTTGAACTAA